The proteins below come from a single Puniceicoccaceae bacterium genomic window:
- a CDS encoding Gfo/Idh/MocA family oxidoreductase → MNTTIPRRTFVKQAGMGVALAAASTATFSAKSYAAARGSNGTIQIAVLGTYRRYDGVIDSFANLPGVRVTWLCDVNAKVLEAGLQKSKAKLGYAPKTSQDLREVIAADDVDAVFILLPDHWHAAATKMALEHGKHVYVEKPCSHNLREDELLIEWSQKYEPLIQIGTQQRSSPETIEAMQRIHAGEIGEVYEATAFYSNNRDQLKQPEVMPAPAHLNWELFQGPAPRREFLDVVEDYNWHWFWHWGTAETGNNATHELDVARWALQVRYPSSVSALALKRHWPDDGWEMYDTMDVQFLFEEQRRIRWDGRSRQRYLTYGSDRGTIIYGTEGSVFVNRDGFRLFDRSSKLKLERMGAGNEAGTALGGGGDMTTLHVKNFFDAMQGKAKLNGPIDEGAYSTHLCHYANVSARLDGKLLKVNPSDGHFYNNQVMQEYWSRSYEPGWELE, encoded by the coding sequence ATGAATACAACTATCCCCCGACGAACTTTTGTGAAACAGGCCGGAATGGGCGTGGCACTGGCTGCAGCGTCGACCGCTACCTTCTCTGCCAAGAGCTATGCAGCTGCGCGTGGATCCAACGGCACGATCCAGATTGCAGTGCTGGGTACCTACCGTCGCTATGATGGAGTGATCGATTCCTTTGCAAATCTGCCCGGCGTGCGGGTGACCTGGTTGTGCGATGTGAATGCGAAGGTGCTCGAAGCGGGCCTTCAAAAATCCAAGGCAAAGTTGGGCTATGCGCCCAAGACCAGTCAGGATCTGCGCGAGGTCATCGCGGCGGATGATGTGGATGCGGTGTTCATCCTGTTGCCAGACCACTGGCACGCTGCAGCGACGAAGATGGCGCTCGAGCATGGAAAGCACGTCTATGTGGAAAAACCCTGCAGCCACAATCTTCGTGAGGATGAGCTGCTGATCGAGTGGAGCCAGAAGTATGAGCCGCTGATCCAGATCGGAACCCAGCAACGGTCCTCGCCCGAGACCATCGAAGCAATGCAGCGCATTCATGCCGGTGAGATTGGTGAGGTGTACGAAGCCACTGCATTTTACAGCAACAACCGGGATCAACTCAAGCAACCGGAAGTGATGCCTGCACCAGCTCACCTCAACTGGGAATTGTTTCAGGGACCTGCGCCGCGCCGCGAGTTTCTCGATGTGGTTGAAGACTACAACTGGCACTGGTTCTGGCACTGGGGCACGGCGGAGACCGGCAACAATGCGACTCACGAGCTGGATGTTGCACGCTGGGCATTGCAGGTGCGCTATCCTTCGTCCGTTTCGGCGCTGGCGCTGAAGCGTCACTGGCCTGATGATGGCTGGGAAATGTATGATACCATGGATGTGCAGTTTCTGTTTGAGGAACAGCGCCGGATCCGCTGGGACGGTCGCAGCCGGCAGCGCTATCTGACCTATGGTTCGGATCGTGGAACCATCATTTACGGTACCGAAGGCAGTGTGTTTGTGAATCGTGACGGGTTTCGACTCTTTGACCGGAGCAGCAAGCTGAAGCTCGAGCGCATGGGCGCGGGAAATGAGGCAGGAACCGCTCTGGGAGGCGGAGGAGACATGACCACGCTTCATGTGAAAAATTTCTTTGATGCGATGCAGGGAAAGGCCAAATTGAATGGACCCATTGATGAGGGTGCGTATTCCACGCACTTGTGTCACTATGCCAACGTATCTGCCCGGCTGGATGGAAAATTGCTCAAAGTGAATCCGTCGGATGGGCATTTTTATAACAATCAGGTGATGCAGGAGTATTGGTCCCGCAGCTATGAACCTGGTTGGGAACTGGAATAA
- a CDS encoding DUF1080 domain-containing protein, with translation MRIKRFFILLSIVLVPSLLSAASWKPLFDGKSLDGWVQRGGEATYAVVDGCIVGTTVADTPNSFLCTESEFSDFILEFDVKQEGKSNSGVQFRSLSSPDYRDGRVHGYQCEIDPSERAWSGGIYDEARRGWLYRPENQPERKSAYQYGRWNRFRIEAIGDSLRVWINGIEMSHVVDSMTARGFIALQVHSIYSPEDVGQRIFWRNIRIQTEDLSPSALDPEVLVRNFVPNSISPAEAAQGWSLLWDGKSTQGWRRAHDTVFPDKGWVVRDGTLVIESSGGGESQFAGDIVTEATYGAFELQLDFFLTEGANSGIKYFVTEAYGMKVGKGSAIGLEYQLLDDKRHEDATQGAAGNRTLASLYDLIPSRKVVAHREVPRDAGQWHHARLVVFPDGRVEHWLNDCRVVEYERGSELYHALVERSKYNEWEAFGLAPEGRILLQDHGDEVHFHSIKIREL, from the coding sequence ATGAGAATCAAACGTTTCTTCATCCTACTGAGCATCGTGCTTGTTCCCTCACTTCTTTCCGCTGCATCGTGGAAACCGCTCTTTGATGGCAAGAGCCTCGACGGTTGGGTGCAACGTGGAGGAGAGGCGACCTATGCGGTTGTTGATGGCTGCATCGTGGGAACAACGGTCGCAGATACCCCGAACTCGTTCCTTTGCACCGAATCGGAGTTTTCCGATTTTATTCTCGAGTTTGATGTGAAGCAGGAGGGCAAGAGCAACAGCGGGGTTCAGTTTCGCAGCCTGAGTTCTCCGGATTACCGGGATGGAAGGGTGCATGGTTACCAGTGCGAGATCGATCCTTCCGAGCGGGCCTGGAGTGGTGGAATCTACGATGAAGCGCGTCGGGGGTGGCTCTACCGGCCGGAAAACCAGCCCGAACGCAAGTCAGCCTACCAGTATGGACGGTGGAATCGCTTTCGAATCGAGGCCATTGGGGACAGCCTTCGGGTGTGGATCAACGGGATTGAAATGTCGCATGTTGTGGATTCGATGACAGCGCGTGGATTCATCGCACTGCAGGTGCATTCGATCTATTCACCGGAGGATGTAGGACAACGGATTTTTTGGCGCAACATTCGGATCCAGACCGAAGATCTTTCACCCTCCGCACTGGATCCCGAAGTGCTTGTGCGGAATTTTGTTCCGAATTCGATCAGTCCCGCTGAAGCGGCGCAGGGATGGTCGCTGCTCTGGGACGGAAAATCGACTCAGGGTTGGCGCCGTGCCCACGACACGGTTTTTCCGGACAAGGGATGGGTGGTGCGTGATGGAACGCTCGTGATCGAGTCCTCCGGAGGAGGGGAGAGTCAGTTTGCCGGTGATATCGTCACCGAAGCCACTTACGGGGCGTTTGAGTTGCAGCTCGATTTTTTCCTGACCGAAGGGGCCAACAGCGGGATCAAGTATTTTGTGACCGAAGCCTATGGCATGAAAGTGGGCAAAGGATCGGCGATCGGACTGGAATACCAGTTGCTCGATGACAAGCGGCATGAGGACGCCACCCAGGGGGCTGCTGGCAATCGCACGCTGGCCTCACTGTATGACCTGATCCCCTCGCGGAAAGTGGTCGCCCACCGCGAGGTTCCCCGCGATGCGGGGCAGTGGCACCATGCGCGCCTGGTGGTATTCCCAGACGGGCGTGTAGAGCATTGGCTCAACGATTGCCGGGTTGTCGAATATGAGCGCGGATCAGAATTGTACCATGCCTTGGTAGAGCGAAGCAAATACAACGAATGGGAAGCCTTTGGACTCGCCCCGGAAGGGCGCATTCTTCTCCAGGACCACGGTGACGAAGTGCATTTTCACAGTATTAAGATTCGCGAGCTGTAA
- a CDS encoding sigma-70 family RNA polymerase sigma factor, with protein sequence MKQDSDSQFVRFLSQSHSALYSYIYSLHPHAADVDDILQETSASLWKRFDEFDPLKGDFLPWAFRFAYFEVLRFRKQRTRSRMIFDESLLEQLSDTLHQESEVLNRRNRFLQSCISRLPDRDQALLTCRYGSDSNVVSFARHHKLPVKHLYRELERIRLLLFRCVDRQLNRLGDHV encoded by the coding sequence ATGAAGCAGGATTCTGACAGCCAATTTGTAAGATTCTTGAGCCAATCCCATTCCGCGCTCTACTCCTACATCTATTCACTGCATCCCCACGCCGCCGATGTCGACGACATCCTGCAGGAAACCTCAGCCAGTCTCTGGAAACGTTTTGATGAGTTTGACCCACTCAAAGGGGACTTTCTCCCATGGGCGTTCCGCTTCGCCTACTTCGAGGTGCTGCGTTTTCGCAAACAGCGCACTCGCAGCCGAATGATCTTTGATGAATCCCTGCTCGAGCAACTCTCAGATACCCTGCACCAGGAATCGGAAGTGTTGAACCGTCGAAACCGATTTCTGCAATCCTGCATCTCACGTCTGCCTGACCGGGACCAGGCCCTGCTGACCTGTCGCTATGGTTCGGATTCCAATGTCGTTTCATTTGCAAGGCACCACAAGCTTCCGGTCAAACACCTGTACCGCGAACTCGAACGCATCCGCTTGCTGTTGTTTCGCTGCGTCGACCGGCAGCTCAACCGTTTGGGGGATCACGTATGA
- a CDS encoding LamG-like jellyroll fold domain-containing protein, producing MNRIERDQLLRLISRQIEQRISESEAIQLQDALRKSEVARRLYVQMMHQEAELLQNAARFSTPDASLSPTLRVDWKHRWFAIALAACVALIASAVSVHLWNTVPDSDQPAVAALRRAHDSQVKLLHSGHHRLQSGTYTIDFFSGAQLQMQGPASFHIHDEMHIEVERGSMVANVTKDARGFRITSPGASFVDLGTEFALSIAPDDAQLKVFRGQVLANTTNPKGSTERSLLVEPGPVLRYDGNQGRYHSLPGDHRDFDTFHFHSTAPLNKMEAYQKSIFHSSPTFYWDFQESEPGSFPDQIQGRLLRASGSQIQRSAHSDNQAVRFLPDEAFHMLELQGLLPFESNQPFSIEFLFCSDQLRRSSLLAMFVPDSVTSTGSSDHFILIEIMSRQDVFSHAPGVLRSTYRPKPSANAMDGINAFSRTQILPGSWNHVALTFDGTALRSYLNGELESHIHLHSEEISQAGQYAMVLGQTSRFEVPHIPSGTYRPFIGSIDELAIYDRALSASEIQERLALIPK from the coding sequence ATGAACCGGATTGAACGTGATCAACTTCTGCGACTGATCTCCCGTCAGATCGAACAGCGCATCTCAGAATCCGAGGCAATCCAGCTGCAGGATGCACTGCGAAAGAGTGAAGTCGCCCGGCGTCTCTATGTGCAGATGATGCACCAGGAGGCAGAGCTGCTGCAGAACGCTGCAAGGTTCTCCACTCCCGACGCTTCCCTTTCCCCCACGCTGCGGGTGGACTGGAAACATCGCTGGTTCGCCATTGCTTTGGCAGCCTGCGTCGCCTTGATTGCCTCCGCAGTCTCCGTTCACCTTTGGAATACGGTGCCAGACTCTGATCAACCCGCCGTTGCTGCCTTGCGTCGCGCTCACGATTCCCAGGTGAAATTACTGCACTCCGGACACCATCGCCTGCAATCCGGCACCTACACCATCGATTTTTTCTCCGGTGCCCAACTCCAGATGCAGGGTCCCGCTTCCTTCCACATACATGATGAGATGCACATCGAGGTGGAACGCGGCTCCATGGTCGCAAATGTCACAAAGGATGCACGCGGATTTCGCATCACTTCTCCCGGTGCTTCCTTTGTGGATCTGGGAACGGAATTCGCCCTGAGCATTGCACCCGATGACGCCCAACTGAAAGTATTTCGAGGCCAGGTCCTCGCCAATACCACCAACCCCAAAGGCTCCACAGAGCGCAGTCTGCTCGTCGAACCGGGTCCCGTTTTGCGATACGACGGCAATCAGGGGCGCTACCACTCCCTGCCCGGTGATCATCGTGACTTCGACACCTTCCACTTTCACAGCACGGCACCTCTCAACAAGATGGAGGCCTATCAGAAATCCATCTTTCACTCCTCTCCCACATTCTACTGGGACTTTCAGGAGAGTGAACCCGGTTCCTTTCCCGACCAGATCCAGGGTCGGCTGCTTCGCGCCAGCGGAAGCCAGATTCAGCGCTCAGCACACTCGGACAATCAGGCCGTCCGCTTTCTTCCCGATGAAGCCTTCCATATGCTGGAGCTGCAAGGCTTACTGCCATTCGAAAGCAATCAGCCCTTTTCCATCGAATTCCTGTTTTGCAGTGACCAGCTGCGCCGCTCTTCCCTGCTCGCCATGTTTGTTCCGGATTCTGTCACGTCAACGGGCAGTTCCGACCACTTCATCCTGATTGAAATCATGTCCCGTCAAGACGTGTTTTCCCATGCTCCCGGCGTGCTTCGCAGCACCTACCGACCCAAGCCCAGCGCCAATGCCATGGATGGGATCAACGCGTTTTCACGCACCCAAATCCTTCCGGGTTCCTGGAATCACGTTGCACTCACCTTCGATGGAACTGCCTTGCGCAGTTACCTGAACGGTGAACTGGAAAGCCACATTCACCTGCACAGCGAGGAAATCTCACAGGCGGGGCAATATGCAATGGTGCTCGGCCAAACATCACGCTTCGAGGTGCCCCATATTCCATCCGGCACCTATCGACCGTTTATCGGTTCCATCGATGAGCTGGCGATTTATGATCGCGCACTGAGTGCATCCGAAATCCAGGAACGCCTTGCGCTTATTCCGAAGTGA
- a CDS encoding sugar porter family MFS transporter, which yields MSAYVFRCALVAALGGFLFGFDTVVISGAEQSIQNLWQLSPSLHGLAVSMALWGTVIGAVFGGFPTERWGRKRTLECIGVFYLVSAIGSALAPEVLSFMVFRFLGGIAVGVSTVAAPLYISELAPPRWRGRLTGMFQLNIVLGILIAFLSNAWLSETGQHSWRWMLGVEALPAVLYVVFSLRIPESPRWLLTRRNDRTGAFNILKQVEPEAASGQLNEKLNEIEHAAQSAGSRGRFWSSTLRRPISLAFLIAAFNQLSGINAVLYFAPRIFELTGLGEQAALLQSAGIGITNLVFTFVGLWLIDRLGRRTLMVVGSLGYISSLTLCAWAFHSGTFAMVPYCIFAFIASHAVGQGAVIWVFISEIFPPRHRAEGQALGSATHWIFAAGITLIFPFVVATFAAWQIFTFFAGMMVLQLLWIRLQMPETKGVPLESLFAGLLSKSRKGAVTSE from the coding sequence ATGAGTGCTTACGTGTTTCGCTGCGCGCTGGTTGCTGCGCTGGGCGGATTTTTATTTGGCTTCGATACCGTTGTGATTTCGGGTGCGGAGCAATCGATTCAGAACCTTTGGCAGTTGAGTCCGAGTCTGCACGGCCTCGCGGTCAGCATGGCCCTGTGGGGCACAGTCATCGGTGCGGTTTTTGGCGGATTTCCGACGGAGCGATGGGGGCGCAAGCGCACCCTTGAGTGCATCGGTGTGTTTTATCTGGTATCCGCAATTGGCTCTGCCCTCGCGCCCGAAGTGCTGTCGTTCATGGTGTTTCGATTTCTGGGAGGCATAGCAGTCGGAGTGTCCACCGTTGCTGCACCGCTGTACATTTCAGAACTAGCACCGCCACGGTGGCGGGGGCGGCTGACGGGCATGTTTCAGTTGAATATCGTGCTCGGCATTTTGATCGCCTTCTTGTCGAACGCATGGCTCAGTGAGACGGGGCAGCATTCATGGCGATGGATGCTGGGAGTGGAGGCATTGCCAGCCGTGCTGTATGTGGTGTTCAGCCTGCGCATCCCGGAAAGTCCACGGTGGCTGTTGACGCGGCGGAACGACCGGACAGGCGCGTTCAACATCCTGAAGCAAGTGGAACCCGAAGCCGCTTCGGGTCAATTGAATGAGAAGCTCAACGAGATCGAACATGCTGCGCAAAGTGCGGGCAGTCGGGGTCGGTTCTGGAGTTCGACGTTGCGACGTCCGATCAGTCTGGCCTTTCTCATTGCAGCCTTCAACCAGCTCTCGGGCATCAATGCCGTTCTCTATTTTGCTCCGCGCATCTTCGAGTTGACGGGCCTTGGCGAACAGGCAGCACTGCTGCAATCGGCAGGCATCGGCATCACGAATCTGGTATTCACCTTTGTCGGGCTGTGGCTGATAGATCGATTGGGGCGCCGCACCTTGATGGTTGTGGGTTCGCTCGGGTACATCAGTTCGCTCACCTTGTGTGCCTGGGCTTTTCATTCCGGGACCTTTGCGATGGTTCCCTACTGCATTTTTGCGTTCATTGCCTCGCATGCGGTGGGGCAGGGCGCAGTGATTTGGGTATTCATTTCGGAAATTTTCCCTCCTCGACATCGTGCAGAGGGTCAGGCACTCGGGTCTGCAACGCACTGGATCTTTGCAGCGGGGATAACGCTGATTTTTCCCTTTGTCGTGGCGACCTTTGCCGCCTGGCAGATCTTTACATTTTTTGCAGGAATGATGGTGCTGCAACTGCTCTGGATTCGATTGCAGATGCCTGAAACCAAAGGTGTTCCGCTCGAGAGCCTGTTTGCCGGACTGCTTTCAAAGTCCCGCAAGGGAGCTGTCACTTCGGAATAA
- a CDS encoding glycosyltransferase, translating to MQANGSESDGTVNVSIIIPCYNQGIWLAEAVASALMQDLEGVEVIVVNDGSTDPVTRRMVEEIDDARVQVISTENQGLAAARNEGIQRAKGRYILPLDSDDRIHATYARKAFEILEQQQHIGIVYCRAELFGEEQGEWQLEPYDFPGILLSPQLFASAMFRKQDWEAVGGYQTDMIYGWEDYDFWLALIAKGVGVHRIDEILFYYRKTQGSMAGLDRKRMLYSFRKLFEHHRELYEANIDCLFEAVMDSKPERDRRSLQVRDAFEVYIPDAQGYAGRNIRSQRYAKGVWSRIAILLDRIPDAGIHLLRLDPSTSLGIVDIASVRLLHAGTGKPLFEAGEPSDFDAFTLGKGTHRLPHERFLRLFSESDDGHVFLPVLDRSLLDQPLLLEVWLLQHRDLGVLGSLCEEHTSKQATQQRVAELLETVSQLKTSEQHLHEEVARQQAHAAELEKIVESAKARQERLRSESEQARMLAETLQSELRQERELRDQLQHKLGDAQQQIAALQDAAQRRRNWFRKG from the coding sequence ATGCAAGCAAACGGATCAGAATCGGATGGAACGGTGAACGTATCGATCATCATTCCCTGTTATAATCAGGGAATCTGGTTGGCGGAAGCTGTGGCATCTGCACTCATGCAGGATCTTGAGGGCGTCGAAGTGATTGTCGTGAATGATGGCTCCACCGATCCGGTCACGCGGCGAATGGTTGAAGAAATCGACGATGCGAGGGTGCAAGTGATCAGCACGGAGAACCAGGGACTGGCAGCGGCTCGCAACGAGGGCATTCAGCGGGCAAAGGGGCGGTACATCCTGCCATTGGATTCGGATGACCGCATTCATGCAACCTATGCACGCAAGGCGTTCGAGATACTGGAGCAACAGCAACACATCGGCATTGTGTATTGCCGGGCCGAATTGTTTGGCGAGGAACAAGGGGAGTGGCAGCTCGAACCCTATGATTTTCCGGGAATTCTGCTGTCACCGCAGCTGTTCGCGTCAGCGATGTTTCGCAAGCAGGATTGGGAGGCAGTTGGCGGATACCAGACGGATATGATTTATGGCTGGGAAGACTATGACTTCTGGCTGGCCTTGATCGCGAAAGGCGTTGGCGTGCATCGCATCGACGAAATCCTTTTTTATTACCGCAAAACGCAGGGCAGTATGGCGGGACTGGACCGCAAGCGCATGCTCTATTCGTTTCGCAAGTTGTTTGAACACCACCGCGAACTGTATGAGGCAAACATCGATTGCCTGTTTGAAGCGGTGATGGATTCCAAGCCTGAGCGGGATCGACGCTCATTGCAGGTGCGGGATGCGTTTGAGGTTTACATTCCGGATGCACAAGGCTACGCGGGGCGCAACATCCGGTCGCAGCGATATGCCAAGGGTGTCTGGTCGCGCATCGCCATATTGCTGGATCGCATCCCCGATGCCGGAATTCACCTGTTGCGCCTTGATCCCTCCACCTCGTTGGGGATCGTGGACATCGCCTCGGTACGATTGTTGCACGCGGGAACTGGAAAGCCCCTGTTTGAAGCAGGGGAACCCTCTGACTTTGATGCCTTCACATTAGGCAAAGGAACGCATCGATTGCCGCATGAGCGATTTCTGCGGCTCTTTTCGGAGTCGGACGACGGGCATGTGTTTTTGCCAGTGCTGGACCGTTCCCTGCTCGATCAACCGCTCCTGCTGGAGGTGTGGTTGTTGCAGCACCGTGACCTCGGCGTGCTGGGTTCCCTTTGTGAAGAACACACGAGCAAACAGGCGACCCAGCAGCGGGTTGCAGAGTTGCTGGAGACAGTGTCTCAGCTGAAGACCAGTGAACAACATCTGCACGAAGAAGTGGCCCGCCAACAGGCGCATGCTGCGGAGTTGGAAAAAATCGTGGAATCGGCGAAGGCCCGGCAGGAACGGTTGCGATCAGAATCCGAACAGGCCCGCATGTTGGCCGAGACCCTGCAATCGGAACTCCGACAGGAGCGGGAGTTGCGGGACCAGTTGCAGCACAAGCTCGGGGATGCGCAGCAGCAGATTGCAGCATTGCAGGATGCGGCGCAGCGTCGGCGGAATTGGTTTCGCAAGGGCTGA
- the serC gene encoding 3-phosphoserine/phosphohydroxythreonine transaminase translates to MNFLRGQSRPSAYLDTGYWSQKAIPEARREGTVELLWSGEATGYTRLPTPAELDASRSWSYLHYASNETVEGLQFQTEPPVHPSTARICDMSSDFLSRPFDANRYAMIYAHAQKNLGPAGVNICLVHDSLLERCSPELHAMLDYRNHIQMRSAYNTPPVFAIYVVMLVTRWLMNDVGGLAAMQHLNETKAKTIYAAIDNSGGFYRGRVARESRSLMNVAFNIHDARLETLCWQEAEQAGFYGLAGHRSVGGLRASLYNPVTVASCEALAEFLNDFRSRHG, encoded by the coding sequence ATGAATTTCCTTCGCGGCCAATCGCGGCCGTCCGCCTATCTGGACACGGGTTACTGGAGCCAGAAGGCCATCCCCGAAGCGCGGAGGGAGGGTACGGTTGAATTGTTATGGTCCGGAGAAGCGACAGGATACACGCGCCTGCCCACTCCGGCTGAACTCGATGCCAGCCGATCTTGGTCCTACCTTCATTATGCATCCAATGAGACGGTGGAAGGGCTTCAGTTTCAGACCGAACCTCCTGTACACCCGTCAACGGCGCGCATCTGCGACATGTCCTCCGATTTCCTCTCCCGCCCGTTCGATGCCAATCGCTATGCCATGATCTACGCCCATGCGCAGAAAAATCTCGGACCAGCAGGAGTGAACATTTGCCTGGTACACGACTCATTACTCGAACGCTGTTCGCCCGAACTGCATGCCATGCTCGATTATCGCAACCACATTCAGATGCGTTCGGCTTACAATACCCCACCAGTGTTTGCCATCTATGTGGTGATGCTGGTCACGCGCTGGCTGATGAACGACGTCGGAGGACTCGCTGCCATGCAGCACCTCAACGAAACCAAAGCCAAAACGATCTATGCCGCCATCGACAACTCTGGTGGCTTCTACCGTGGTCGTGTGGCGCGAGAGAGTCGCTCGCTCATGAATGTCGCTTTCAACATCCACGATGCTCGCCTCGAGACGCTTTGCTGGCAAGAAGCCGAACAGGCAGGATTTTATGGACTCGCGGGACATCGATCCGTGGGTGGCTTGCGAGCCTCCCTCTACAACCCGGTGACCGTTGCTTCATGCGAAGCACTCGCCGAATTTCTCAACGATTTCCGCTCCCGCCATGGCTGA